A part of Paenibacillus sp. 481 genomic DNA contains:
- a CDS encoding LysE family translocator — protein MFMTLLKGTMLGFLIAAPVGPIGVLCIRRTLSQGRLYGLVSGLGAAMADVIFGCIAAFGLTFITQFMLDQQSWIKLIGGIFLCVLGIKCMKSKPEGKPAPSSKSGLLKAFISTFLLTLSNPITIILFLGLFAALGLSQGGSTFSGYVLVLGVFIGSVFWWLLLSLGIGWFRKFMNDNFLVWLNRISGSVLICFGGYIFVDSFI, from the coding sequence ATGTTCATGACGTTACTGAAAGGAACGATGCTGGGGTTTCTAATCGCTGCACCTGTAGGGCCTATCGGGGTATTATGTATTCGCCGCACACTTAGTCAAGGTAGACTATACGGTTTAGTATCTGGCCTTGGTGCTGCTATGGCGGATGTTATATTTGGCTGCATCGCCGCATTTGGTTTAACGTTTATTACGCAGTTTATGTTGGACCAGCAGTCGTGGATCAAGCTTATTGGAGGCATTTTTCTATGCGTCTTAGGTATTAAGTGTATGAAATCTAAGCCAGAAGGCAAACCCGCTCCCAGCTCAAAGAGTGGACTGCTTAAAGCTTTTATTTCTACCTTTTTACTTACGCTTTCTAATCCGATTACGATCATCTTATTTTTAGGGTTGTTTGCGGCGTTAGGACTTTCTCAAGGAGGAAGTACTTTTTCGGGATATGTATTGGTCTTGGGTGTATTTATCGGTTCTGTCTTCTGGTGGTTACTGCTAAGTTTAGGAATCGGGTGGTTCCGCAAATTTATGAATGATAACTTTTTAGTCTGGTTGAACCGAATCTCAGGCAGCGTCTTAATTTGTTTTGGCGGATATATATTCGTAGATTCTTTTATTTAA
- a CDS encoding S66 family peptidase: MRAEKWRQGDEIRIISPSRTMSIIAAEQRELSKQRLEDLGLRVSFGRHVEETDIFLSSSIVSRITDLHEAFLDPNVKGILTTIGGFNCNQLLRHLDYSIIRANPKRLCGYSDITALSNAIYANTGLITYSGPHFSTFGMLHGLAYTIDYFRKMMFEEDEVTVVSAAEWSDDSWYLNQEDRQFMQNEGPFVIQEGKAEGVIVGGNQCTFNLLHGTAYMPDLTNAILFLEDDYEVSPLNFDRDLQSIIHQPGFAGVQGIVIGRFQKASQMTRELLIEIVTSKQELAGILVIADLDFGHTSPQFTFPIGGRASIEANGREIRLAIRDNVK, translated from the coding sequence ATGAGAGCAGAAAAATGGAGACAGGGTGATGAAATTCGCATCATCTCACCGTCTAGAACGATGTCCATCATTGCAGCTGAACAACGGGAATTGTCCAAGCAGCGCTTGGAGGATTTAGGTTTGCGTGTGTCGTTCGGCCGTCACGTTGAGGAGACGGACATTTTTTTATCTTCTTCAATTGTATCACGAATTACTGATTTGCATGAAGCGTTTTTAGATCCGAACGTAAAAGGAATTTTAACCACAATCGGGGGCTTCAATTGCAACCAGTTGCTGCGCCACCTCGATTATTCAATAATCAGGGCCAACCCGAAGCGCTTGTGCGGATATTCGGACATTACTGCCTTGAGCAATGCCATTTACGCGAATACGGGATTGATAACGTATTCCGGCCCGCATTTTTCTACGTTCGGGATGCTGCATGGTTTGGCTTATACGATAGACTATTTTCGAAAAATGATGTTCGAGGAAGATGAAGTGACGGTAGTGTCTGCAGCGGAATGGAGCGACGACAGCTGGTACTTGAATCAAGAAGACCGCCAATTCATGCAAAATGAGGGGCCTTTCGTCATTCAGGAGGGCAAAGCGGAAGGGGTCATTGTCGGAGGCAATCAATGTACATTCAACTTGCTGCATGGAACGGCGTATATGCCTGATTTGACGAATGCGATCCTGTTCCTTGAAGACGATTACGAAGTGTCGCCACTCAACTTCGATCGGGATTTACAATCGATAATTCATCAGCCGGGATTTGCTGGTGTGCAAGGAATTGTGATCGGTCGTTTTCAGAAGGCATCGCAAATGACGAGGGAGCTGTTAATCGAGATTGTTACATCGAAGCAGGAGCTTGCCGGAATTCTGGTTATTGCGGATCTCGATTTTGGTCATACGTCACCGCAGTTTACTTTTCCGATTGGGGGACGAGCTTCGATAGAAGCGAATGGTAGGGAAATCCGTCTCGCGATTCGTGATAATGTTAAATAG
- a CDS encoding GNAT family N-acetyltransferase, with translation MMNIQPTIVSPSHLELRALIAKLDQELMERYPTEKIFGVDFDDPKVKEMTFVVAYDGDVPAGCGAIRPLGDKVVEIKRFYVAPAYRRKGVASRILSFLEQLTAEGGYTCIRLETGKNQDDAVGLYEKFGFGLIPCYGEYEGCEDSICYEKQLDVI, from the coding sequence ATGATGAACATTCAACCGACAATCGTTTCACCAAGCCATTTAGAGCTGCGTGCTTTAATCGCCAAGCTCGATCAAGAATTGATGGAGCGCTATCCAACGGAAAAGATATTTGGCGTAGACTTTGATGACCCCAAGGTAAAGGAAATGACATTCGTCGTCGCCTACGATGGTGATGTGCCAGCTGGCTGCGGCGCGATTCGCCCGCTTGGGGATAAGGTGGTCGAAATCAAACGATTTTATGTGGCGCCAGCGTATCGCCGTAAAGGTGTAGCTTCGCGAATATTGTCCTTCCTTGAGCAACTTACGGCTGAGGGTGGGTATACGTGTATTCGACTTGAAACCGGAAAAAACCAAGATGATGCGGTCGGTCTATACGAGAAGTTTGGATTCGGTCTGATTCCGTGTTACGGCGAGTACGAAGGCTGTGAAGACAGCATTTGTTACGAAAAGCAGTTGGATGTCATTTGA
- a CDS encoding SRPBCC family protein: MANTSTTTLTMTRRFDVSADKVFDAWLNPDKMRKWLFTMEPTNKVATNKPHVGGRWEIVDHREGKDYRAIGEYVEIDPPSKLIFTFKMPQFNDLEDRIVVEIKPLDKGSEMTFTQVIVVPHEAGWTEGDVEKALVDYNSQTEQGWGYMFEGLKQLVETGKINYPV, encoded by the coding sequence ATGGCTAACACATCAACAACTACACTTACGATGACTCGTCGTTTTGATGTCAGTGCGGACAAAGTATTTGACGCTTGGTTAAATCCAGACAAGATGAGAAAATGGTTATTCACCATGGAACCAACGAACAAAGTGGCAACAAATAAGCCCCATGTCGGTGGCCGTTGGGAAATTGTTGACCATCGTGAAGGTAAAGATTACAGGGCAATTGGTGAGTACGTCGAAATTGACCCGCCAAGTAAGCTCATATTCACCTTTAAAATGCCTCAATTCAACGATTTGGAGGACAGAATTGTAGTCGAAATTAAACCGTTAGATAAGGGCTCTGAAATGACGTTCACACAAGTCATTGTCGTTCCTCACGAAGCAGGTTGGACGGAGGGAGACGTTGAAAAAGCGCTTGTTGACTATAATAGTCAAACCGAACAAGGTTGGGGTTATATGTTTGAAGGGCTAAAGCAATTAGTTGAAACAGGTAAAATTAATTACCCCGTTTAA
- the ureC gene encoding urease subunit alpha: MYIIDRATYASMYGPTTGDRVRLADTSLWIEVEHDYTVYGDECVFGGGKVVRDGMGQHPLATRAEDVLDLVITNALIIDTWGIVKADIGIKNGLISGIGKAGNPFVMDGVTPGMVIGVGTEVIAGENLIVTAGTVDSHVHYICPQQIEVALQSGTTTLIGGGTGPATGTLATNCTSGVLNLQTMLQATDSLPINLAFLGRGNSSNPAALAEQVVAGAAGLKIHEDWGSTPFVIDTCLNVAEQYDVQVNIHTDTLNESGYVEDSIAAFKGRTIHTYHTEGAGGGHAPDLLRVAGMSNILPSSTTPTMPYTRNTVDEHLDMLMMCHHLDPNITEDVAFAASRIRAMTIGAEDILHDMGVISMMSSDSQAMGRIGEVAIRTWQAADKMKQQRGHLRPDCRADNFRVKRYIAKYTINPAITHGISEYVGSIEVGKMADLVLWKPAMFGVKPEMVLKSGIIVHAVMGDPNASISTPQPLMYRPMFGSYGGAIAKLSATFVSQAALEQDSLSALGLGKQLKPVRGCRTVTKQSLILNGETPFIEVNPNSYTVSVDGEQISCEPVDELPLAQRYFLI; this comes from the coding sequence ATGTATATCATCGATCGAGCAACTTACGCGAGCATGTACGGCCCAACAACCGGAGATCGGGTTCGCTTGGCAGATACTTCGCTTTGGATTGAAGTGGAGCACGACTACACGGTATATGGAGACGAGTGTGTATTTGGCGGCGGTAAAGTCGTGCGTGACGGCATGGGACAGCACCCATTGGCTACTCGCGCTGAAGATGTGCTGGATTTAGTCATTACGAACGCGCTTATCATCGATACGTGGGGCATTGTAAAAGCTGACATTGGCATTAAAAATGGACTTATTAGCGGTATCGGCAAAGCAGGCAATCCATTTGTGATGGACGGCGTAACGCCTGGGATGGTCATCGGTGTAGGAACAGAAGTCATTGCAGGGGAAAATTTAATCGTGACCGCAGGTACGGTAGATAGCCACGTCCATTATATTTGCCCACAGCAAATTGAAGTGGCACTCCAAAGCGGAACGACCACGCTCATCGGAGGAGGCACAGGGCCTGCCACAGGCACGCTAGCCACAAACTGTACGTCTGGCGTGTTAAATTTGCAGACGATGCTACAAGCGACCGATTCACTCCCGATTAACCTCGCCTTCCTCGGCAGAGGCAATAGCTCGAACCCTGCAGCGTTAGCTGAGCAAGTCGTCGCCGGTGCAGCCGGCCTGAAGATTCACGAAGACTGGGGCAGCACCCCTTTCGTCATCGATACATGCCTGAACGTTGCCGAGCAATACGACGTTCAAGTGAACATCCACACCGATACACTTAACGAATCTGGCTATGTGGAAGATAGCATAGCGGCGTTCAAAGGCCGTACCATTCACACCTACCACACCGAGGGAGCTGGCGGCGGGCACGCGCCTGATCTACTACGTGTTGCAGGGATGAGCAACATTTTGCCATCATCTACGACACCAACGATGCCATATACTCGCAACACGGTTGATGAGCACCTAGATATGCTCATGATGTGCCATCATCTCGACCCGAACATTACCGAGGACGTCGCTTTTGCCGCTTCACGGATACGGGCGATGACTATCGGTGCGGAAGATATTTTGCACGATATGGGCGTTATCAGCATGATGAGTTCAGACTCGCAAGCGATGGGCCGCATTGGTGAAGTCGCCATTCGCACATGGCAAGCTGCTGACAAGATGAAACAGCAACGCGGCCATCTACGCCCGGATTGTCGTGCAGACAATTTCCGTGTTAAGCGCTACATCGCCAAATATACGATTAACCCAGCCATTACGCACGGCATTTCCGAATATGTCGGCTCGATCGAGGTTGGTAAAATGGCCGATCTCGTGCTATGGAAGCCCGCCATGTTCGGCGTCAAGCCAGAAATGGTATTAAAGAGCGGCATCATCGTGCACGCCGTGATGGGCGATCCTAACGCTTCTATCTCCACGCCACAGCCGCTCATGTACCGCCCGATGTTCGGCAGCTATGGCGGCGCGATTGCTAAACTAAGCGCCACGTTTGTCTCTCAGGCTGCGCTTGAGCAAGATAGTTTATCTGCGCTAGGTTTGGGCAAACAGTTAAAACCTGTGCGCGGTTGTCGCACAGTGACGAAGCAAAGCCTCATTTTGAATGGGGAAACGCCATTTATTGAAGTGAATCCGAACAGCTACACGGTTAGCGTGGATGGCGAGCAAATAAGCTGTGAGCCTGTAGACGAGTTGCCGTTAGCACAGCGTTATTTTTTAATTTAG
- the ureA gene encoding urease subunit gamma yields the protein MHLTLQEREKLLLYVASELAQKRLARGVKLNYPEAVALISGYIMEGARDGKSVAELMESARYLLTVDDVMDGIPALLQEVQVEATFTDGTKLVTVHSPIQGAGGFTPGEYIFAEEPIALVPDRPRITRKVVNTGNRPIQVGSHYHFYETNVSLQFERAGTEGFRLDIPSGSSVRFDPMETKEITLVQIGGSKLIYGFAGRTNGSV from the coding sequence ATGCATTTAACATTACAAGAACGCGAGAAATTGCTGCTCTACGTTGCGTCTGAATTGGCACAAAAAAGATTGGCGCGTGGTGTAAAGCTCAATTACCCCGAGGCGGTGGCCCTTATTTCCGGTTACATTATGGAAGGCGCTCGCGACGGGAAATCCGTAGCTGAATTGATGGAGTCGGCTCGTTATTTGCTAACGGTCGATGATGTGATGGACGGCATTCCCGCGCTGCTGCAAGAAGTTCAAGTGGAAGCCACGTTTACAGATGGCACGAAGCTTGTCACCGTACATAGTCCGATTCAGGGCGCAGGCGGCTTTACTCCTGGGGAATACATATTCGCCGAAGAACCGATTGCGCTCGTACCTGATCGACCTCGTATCACACGTAAAGTAGTGAACACAGGCAATCGACCGATCCAAGTAGGCTCACACTATCATTTTTATGAAACGAATGTCTCGTTACAGTTTGAGCGGGCAGGAACCGAAGGATTCCGCTTGGATATTCCGTCAGGTTCGTCCGTACGGTTTGACCCGATGGAAACGAAAGAGATTACGCTTGTGCAAATCGGAGGCAGCAAACTTATATACGGCTTTGCCGGACGAACGAACGGGAGCGTGTAA
- the ald gene encoding alanine dehydrogenase, protein MIIGVPAEIKNNENRVAITPAGVVSFVKAGHQVIIEHNAGVGSGFTNDDYVKAGASIIEQVADVWAQADMIIKVKEPIAAEYGYFREGLILFTYLHLAAEPELARALTENGVTAIAYETVEVNRTLPLLTPMSEVAGRMASQIGAQFLEKPHGGKGILLGGVPGVKRGKVTVIGGGVVGTNAAKIAMGLGADVTIIDMSPDRMRQLDDIFGSQVNTLMSNPLNIAEAVADSDLVIGAVLIPGAKAPKLVTEDMIKSMQPGSVVVDVAIDQGGIIETVDRITTHDNPTYVKHGVVHYAVANMPGAVPRTSTIALTNATIPYALQIANKGLQNALRDNAALLRGVNVAGGSVTYEAVARDLGYTYVPVEEALKKVAVVL, encoded by the coding sequence ATGATTATCGGAGTACCAGCAGAAATTAAAAATAATGAAAACCGCGTCGCGATTACGCCTGCGGGCGTCGTTTCTTTTGTGAAGGCGGGCCATCAAGTTATAATTGAACATAACGCTGGCGTAGGCAGCGGATTTACGAACGACGATTATGTGAAAGCGGGCGCTTCCATTATCGAGCAAGTAGCTGATGTATGGGCGCAAGCGGATATGATTATAAAAGTAAAAGAACCTATTGCAGCCGAATACGGTTATTTCCGTGAAGGCCTCATTTTGTTCACTTACTTGCATTTGGCAGCAGAGCCAGAATTGGCACGTGCCTTGACTGAAAATGGCGTAACCGCAATTGCTTATGAGACGGTTGAAGTGAACCGTACCTTGCCATTGTTAACGCCAATGAGCGAAGTTGCTGGCCGTATGGCGTCGCAAATCGGAGCGCAGTTCTTGGAGAAACCGCATGGCGGCAAAGGTATTTTGCTCGGCGGTGTACCTGGGGTGAAGCGTGGCAAAGTTACCGTTATCGGCGGTGGCGTTGTTGGTACGAATGCAGCTAAGATTGCCATGGGCCTCGGTGCTGATGTGACGATTATTGATATGAGTCCTGACCGCATGCGTCAGTTGGACGATATTTTTGGCAGCCAAGTGAATACGCTCATGTCGAACCCGCTCAATATCGCTGAAGCGGTTGCGGATTCTGATCTCGTTATCGGTGCGGTATTGATCCCTGGTGCGAAAGCACCTAAGCTTGTGACGGAAGATATGATTAAATCGATGCAGCCAGGCTCTGTCGTGGTTGACGTCGCAATCGACCAAGGTGGTATTATTGAGACGGTTGACCGGATTACGACGCACGACAACCCGACCTATGTGAAGCATGGTGTTGTTCACTATGCTGTAGCCAATATGCCAGGTGCTGTGCCGCGCACGTCTACAATTGCGCTCACGAATGCAACGATTCCTTATGCGTTGCAAATTGCGAACAAAGGCTTGCAAAACGCGCTGCGCGACAATGCAGCCCTCCTTCGCGGGGTAAACGTTGCTGGCGGCTCGGTGACGTACGAAGCGGTCGCTCGCGACCTAGGCTATACGTACGTGCCTGTTGAAGAGGCGCTTAAGAAGGTAGCTGTTGTATTGTAG
- a CDS encoding PucR family transcriptional regulator, which produces MNVNAEFNPFDQDFDHLEAIADMISEMLQCPVTIEDASHKLLAYSTHHPQTDPARIATIIGRRVPEQVISALWRDGIIQQLMSNNEPIRIEQIPEVGLGNRLAVAIRNQHDILGYIWALEDQNEQPTDDRALLYLKQAAYAAKTKLLQLQSQRRKQEQHSSDYFWQLLTNHLAGEPIIREKAIQLGVHLPQRYQIVVLEFEHDINDKLYRQVHYTLKTAEQLRVALHVTQNNRLILLCSPTLSGAPQSRATGTGVGAARTGANGAGASVGSAGGAASPSGRGQDALALNEQSASYKDSIALLIRQMKHRFNAAPLQRGASTMCDNYAMVAQRYREALAVLQMKQHFPAALEDVFDYPELGLYRYLPAIADMNQQQPQEHPSIMKLRAYDTEHQSDLLHTLEIFLSHDSHVKKAAEALHIHTNTLTYRLKRISEIGAVDLSSMDQKVSIYLELKAHLIAKGSPPL; this is translated from the coding sequence ATGAACGTGAACGCGGAGTTTAATCCGTTTGACCAAGATTTTGACCATTTAGAGGCTATCGCTGACATGATAAGCGAAATGCTGCAATGTCCGGTAACGATCGAAGATGCGAGCCATAAGCTGCTCGCATACAGCACTCATCACCCGCAGACCGATCCCGCTAGGATTGCCACCATTATTGGTAGAAGAGTGCCTGAGCAAGTCATTAGCGCCCTCTGGCGGGATGGCATTATACAGCAGCTGATGTCCAACAATGAGCCCATTCGGATTGAGCAAATTCCTGAAGTCGGGCTTGGTAACCGATTAGCGGTAGCCATTCGCAATCAGCACGACATATTAGGCTATATTTGGGCGTTGGAAGATCAGAACGAGCAGCCTACGGACGACCGCGCACTGCTTTATTTAAAGCAGGCGGCGTACGCTGCGAAGACGAAGCTGCTTCAGCTACAATCGCAAAGGCGCAAGCAAGAGCAGCATAGCAGCGATTATTTTTGGCAGCTGCTGACGAACCATCTTGCTGGCGAGCCCATTATTCGCGAGAAAGCGATTCAACTCGGTGTTCATTTGCCTCAGCGTTACCAAATTGTCGTGCTTGAATTTGAACACGATATTAACGATAAACTGTACCGCCAAGTGCATTACACACTTAAGACGGCCGAACAACTTCGCGTTGCGCTGCATGTGACGCAAAATAATCGGCTCATTTTGCTGTGCAGCCCAACCCTGTCTGGCGCACCGCAGTCTAGAGCGACAGGCACAGGCGTTGGAGCGGCTCGTACTGGCGCTAATGGTGCCGGTGCTAGTGTTGGGAGTGCTGGGGGGGCTGCATCGCCTTCTGGACGTGGACAGGATGCGCTCGCGTTGAATGAGCAGTCAGCATCCTACAAAGACTCGATTGCGCTGCTCATTCGCCAAATGAAGCACCGCTTCAACGCCGCCCCCTTGCAGCGGGGAGCAAGCACGATGTGCGACAATTACGCAATGGTTGCGCAGCGCTATCGCGAAGCGTTGGCCGTGCTGCAAATGAAGCAGCATTTTCCCGCAGCGCTGGAAGACGTGTTCGATTATCCGGAGCTAGGATTGTACCGCTATCTGCCTGCGATTGCGGACATGAATCAGCAGCAACCGCAGGAACATCCGAGCATAATGAAGCTGCGCGCTTACGATACGGAACATCAAAGCGATTTGCTACATACATTAGAAATATTTCTATCTCACGATAGCCATGTGAAAAAAGCCGCGGAAGCGCTGCACATTCATACGAATACACTAACGTACCGCTTAAAGCGCATCTCTGAAATTGGTGCAGTTGATTTAAGCAGCATGGATCAAAAAGTGTCCATTTATTTAGAACTTAAAGCGCATCTCATTGCGAAAGGCTCCCCCCCTTTGTGA
- a CDS encoding DUF1836 domain-containing protein, producing the protein METFVLTRKKMSRLLLSLYQSNGEERDYAHTDSFRSILEQVWTQLQLRRKERGDVITPLSECKLPPILAKLLNDHSNKEGLSLNEIVALGNQVEYTNFSLTSIQNWVKRDIKPIVGPPHIGKKYSLQQAALILIVEDLRATLSLEAIRQLLEQLFQPATANQQLLINPLDFYAAYSSLYEELDQNNDQVLDVYGHDPLRLHHDELLEKVISQKTEEHLQQLAIVMDDATRLVVRNALVIAITSVQTTYFQHLAKMYWKAIVPHPSAD; encoded by the coding sequence ATGGAAACGTTCGTACTTACCCGTAAAAAAATGTCCCGCTTGCTTCTTTCGCTATATCAGTCGAACGGAGAAGAACGCGATTATGCTCACACAGACTCATTTCGCTCCATATTAGAGCAGGTTTGGACACAGCTTCAGCTTCGCCGCAAAGAGCGTGGAGACGTGATTACGCCATTGAGTGAATGTAAGCTGCCACCTATTTTGGCAAAACTGTTAAATGACCATTCCAACAAAGAAGGCTTGTCTTTAAATGAAATCGTAGCGCTCGGCAATCAGGTCGAGTACACGAACTTTTCGTTGACTTCCATTCAGAATTGGGTCAAGCGTGACATCAAACCGATTGTCGGCCCACCACATATCGGTAAAAAATATTCGCTGCAACAGGCAGCGCTCATCTTAATTGTCGAAGACTTGCGCGCTACACTTAGTCTGGAAGCAATCAGACAGTTGTTAGAGCAGCTGTTTCAACCTGCAACGGCAAATCAGCAATTGCTGATTAATCCGCTTGACTTTTATGCGGCCTACTCTTCGCTATACGAAGAGCTGGACCAAAATAACGACCAAGTGCTGGACGTATACGGACATGATCCACTCCGGTTGCATCACGATGAATTACTTGAAAAAGTGATCAGCCAGAAGACGGAAGAACATCTCCAGCAGCTTGCGATCGTGATGGATGACGCTACACGTTTAGTCGTTCGCAATGCACTCGTCATTGCGATTACATCCGTGCAAACGACATATTTTCAGCATCTGGCCAAAATGTACTGGAAAGCGATCGTTCCTCATCCATCAGCTGATTAA
- a CDS encoding hemolysin family protein has translation MDTYPLLNLTLVAILILLTGFFVATEFAIIKIRASRVDQLVLEGRSNALAVKEVTSNLDGYLSACQLGITITALGLGSLGEPTVEALLHPVFDKWGLPIQYAGIMSYVIAMVSMTFLHVVVGELAPKTVAIQKSEKVSLLFAKPIIFFYKMMYPFIWLLNGSANRLLRLFGMKPAKEHEDAHSEEELQIILSESYESGKINNTEYGYVSRIFAFDELLAKEIMVPRTDMVCLHANKSVDENIAIIKAEQYTRFPVIQESKDNVIGMVNTKHLFLKFNDLREVKLAEIMHPVLTVSEAMPIKTLLKKMQKERAHIAILVDEYGGTSGMISIEDILEEIVGEIRDEFDSDERPEMERIADQHYLVDGKVLLAEINDIFGTHIESEDLDTIGGWLYGQYPDSKKGSAYTVENIQFTIVEKEKHRIRKIEIKKPEVVEATGASEGLAAVEASAK, from the coding sequence ATGGACACCTACCCCTTACTTAATTTAACACTGGTAGCGATTTTAATCTTACTTACGGGATTTTTCGTAGCAACAGAATTTGCAATTATTAAGATCCGTGCGAGCCGTGTAGACCAGTTAGTATTAGAAGGACGCAGCAATGCACTTGCGGTCAAAGAGGTTACAAGTAATTTGGATGGGTATCTGTCTGCGTGTCAATTAGGTATTACAATTACAGCTTTGGGATTGGGCTCGCTCGGAGAGCCGACGGTAGAGGCGCTGCTTCATCCGGTATTTGATAAATGGGGACTGCCTATACAATATGCTGGCATTATGTCCTATGTAATAGCAATGGTATCCATGACATTTTTACACGTCGTCGTTGGTGAATTAGCACCGAAGACGGTAGCGATTCAGAAATCAGAGAAGGTTAGCTTGTTGTTTGCCAAGCCAATCATCTTTTTCTATAAAATGATGTACCCGTTCATCTGGTTGTTGAACGGTTCGGCTAACCGCCTCCTTCGTTTGTTCGGCATGAAGCCGGCAAAAGAGCATGAAGATGCTCACTCCGAAGAAGAGTTGCAAATTATTCTTAGTGAGAGTTATGAGAGTGGGAAGATTAACAATACGGAATACGGTTATGTAAGCCGCATCTTCGCCTTTGATGAGCTGTTAGCGAAGGAAATTATGGTACCGCGTACCGATATGGTCTGCTTGCACGCGAACAAGTCGGTCGATGAGAATATCGCCATCATCAAAGCGGAACAATATACTCGTTTTCCTGTTATTCAAGAAAGCAAAGACAACGTTATCGGTATGGTGAATACGAAGCATTTGTTCTTGAAGTTCAACGATTTGCGCGAAGTGAAACTTGCTGAAATTATGCATCCTGTATTGACGGTTTCCGAAGCAATGCCGATTAAGACGTTGTTGAAAAAGATGCAAAAAGAACGTGCTCATATCGCGATTTTGGTGGATGAGTACGGTGGCACGTCCGGTATGATTTCGATCGAGGACATCTTGGAAGAAATCGTCGGTGAAATCCGCGATGAATTCGATAGTGATGAGCGCCCAGAAATGGAACGCATTGCGGATCAGCATTATTTGGTAGATGGCAAAGTGTTGTTGGCTGAAATTAATGATATTTTCGGAACGCACATTGAGAGCGAAGATTTGGATACGATTGGCGGCTGGTTATACGGTCAATACCCTGACAGCAAAAAGGGGAGCGCTTATACAGTTGAAAACATTCAATTTACGATTGTGGAAAAAGAGAAACACCGGATTCGTAAAATTGAAATTAAAAAGCCAGAAGTGGTTGAAGCAACTGGAGCAAGTGAAGGATTAGCAGCAGTTGAAGCTTCAGCAAAATAA
- a CDS encoding undecaprenyl-diphosphate phosphatase — protein MDLLAALLLGIIEGLTEFLPVSSTGHMILTTHLLGLTDESIKTFEVFVQLGAVLAVVVLYFNKFIDMLVVSIKPPKTGEKRLNMYHIILAMIPGVVGGVVLRDFIKQYLFGAQTVVWSLIAGGILMIIADKVYKRRAGASSANTVDQITYKQAAGIGLFQMFALWPGFSRSGSTISGGLLLGVSHTAAAEFTFLLSVPMMVGATGYDLLKSASHLSMDDFSFFATGFIAAFVVAMLAIKTFLNLLKRLPFAYFAYYRFVLAIVFMIFFL, from the coding sequence ATGGATTTGTTAGCGGCTTTATTGTTAGGCATTATTGAGGGCTTAACGGAATTTCTCCCGGTGTCGTCGACGGGGCACATGATTTTGACGACGCATTTGCTCGGCCTGACGGACGAGAGTATTAAGACGTTTGAGGTGTTTGTTCAGCTAGGTGCAGTTCTAGCTGTAGTCGTGCTTTACTTCAACAAGTTTATTGATATGCTGGTCGTATCGATAAAGCCACCGAAGACAGGTGAAAAGCGTCTGAATATGTATCATATTATTTTGGCGATGATTCCGGGTGTTGTTGGTGGTGTTGTTCTACGTGACTTCATTAAACAATATTTGTTCGGTGCGCAAACGGTTGTATGGAGTTTGATTGCTGGCGGTATCTTAATGATTATTGCTGACAAAGTATACAAGCGTAGAGCGGGTGCATCATCTGCGAACACGGTTGACCAAATTACGTACAAGCAAGCGGCTGGTATTGGTTTGTTCCAAATGTTCGCGTTGTGGCCTGGCTTCTCGCGTTCGGGCTCGACGATTTCGGGTGGCTTGCTGCTTGGCGTAAGCCATACGGCTGCCGCAGAGTTCACGTTCTTGTTGTCTGTGCCGATGATGGTTGGTGCAACAGGCTATGACTTGCTCAAGAGCGCATCCCACTTATCGATGGACGATTTCAGCTTTTTCGCGACAGGCTTTATTGCTGCGTTCGTGGTTGCGATGCTCGCGATCAAGACGTTCTTGAACTTGTTGAAGCGATTGCCATTTGCGTATTTCGCATACTATCGCTTTGTACTCGCGATTGTGTTTATGATATTTTTCTTGTAA